In Arthrobacter sp. B3I9, the following are encoded in one genomic region:
- a CDS encoding SURF1 family protein translates to MLKTALKPRWIAGLVFAILISGVFVLLSQWQFGQSTKSAAPPAATTEELKPLTAVLKPADFFPASAADQKVSTTGSYDPQKQVLVPGRLHGGEKGYWIVSAFAVADAPVLTGAGASPQTWIPVARGWVAHPAEAVAPPSGVIELTGRLIPSESPLPNTDAGPGRATAVSVAELINVWEVSSYPGFIAADTEKSGTTDVSAAAGGAVKPLNIGPQPAAQKVNLLNIFYAAEWVVFAGFALFIWWRLVKDDYRRELEDALDDASDGHGVLPHDPDSTEPHMDTQHAAEQHATLQNSPQQSPTNPRVQ, encoded by the coding sequence GTGCTGAAAACTGCCCTTAAGCCCCGTTGGATTGCAGGCCTGGTGTTTGCGATCCTCATCTCCGGGGTGTTTGTGCTGCTCAGCCAATGGCAGTTCGGCCAGTCCACCAAGTCAGCCGCTCCGCCCGCTGCCACTACCGAGGAACTCAAGCCGCTGACAGCTGTGCTGAAGCCTGCCGATTTCTTCCCGGCCTCCGCAGCGGACCAGAAAGTGTCCACAACGGGCAGCTATGACCCGCAGAAGCAGGTCCTGGTTCCGGGCCGCCTGCACGGCGGCGAGAAGGGCTACTGGATCGTGTCGGCCTTCGCTGTCGCGGATGCCCCGGTGCTGACCGGTGCAGGCGCGTCGCCGCAGACCTGGATCCCGGTGGCTCGTGGCTGGGTGGCGCATCCGGCTGAAGCGGTAGCGCCGCCGTCGGGCGTCATTGAACTCACCGGCCGGCTGATCCCGTCTGAGTCACCGCTGCCCAACACCGACGCCGGCCCCGGGCGGGCCACCGCCGTTTCCGTCGCGGAACTGATCAACGTCTGGGAGGTCAGCAGCTACCCCGGCTTCATTGCCGCGGACACGGAGAAGTCGGGCACCACCGACGTTTCGGCAGCCGCCGGCGGTGCTGTTAAGCCGCTGAACATCGGGCCGCAGCCTGCCGCGCAGAAAGTCAATCTGCTGAACATCTTCTACGCGGCCGAATGGGTTGTTTTCGCCGGGTTCGCGTTGTTTATCTGGTGGCGGCTGGTCAAAGACGACTACCGCCGGGAACTTGAGGACGCGCTCGACGACGCTTCCGACGGCCATGGAGTCCTGCCCCACGATCCGGACAGCACCGAGCCGCACATGGATACACAGCACGCCGCTGAACAGCACGCCACCCTACAGAACTCCCCGCAACAGAGCCCCACCAACCCGAGAGTGCAATGA
- a CDS encoding DUF3817 domain-containing protein gives MIEPQPAVQPQQSSGTGSATGKKRRFGGTEAQVRSALKFYKALAYLTGSMLLLLCLEMIARYAFGQYLFAGGTNAATGEPFGLGLADAEPPGVIGGVNLSVAVLIVHGWMYVVYLMSNFRLWSLMRWPFAKLIIMALGGVVPFLSFFVEKKFHAEVEAEIAANPQAPQRY, from the coding sequence ATGATCGAGCCCCAGCCGGCAGTCCAGCCACAGCAGAGCAGCGGAACGGGAAGCGCCACCGGCAAGAAGCGCCGGTTCGGCGGAACCGAGGCCCAGGTCCGCTCCGCCCTGAAGTTCTATAAAGCCCTCGCATACCTGACCGGCAGCATGTTGCTGCTGCTCTGCCTCGAGATGATTGCGCGCTACGCCTTTGGCCAGTACCTCTTCGCAGGCGGCACCAACGCCGCAACCGGGGAGCCGTTCGGGCTGGGGCTGGCTGACGCAGAGCCGCCGGGCGTTATCGGCGGGGTCAACCTCTCCGTCGCGGTCCTGATTGTTCATGGCTGGATGTACGTCGTGTATCTCATGTCCAACTTCCGGCTCTGGTCCCTGATGCGCTGGCCGTTCGCGAAGCTCATCATCATGGCCCTGGGCGGCGTCGTGCCGTTCCTGTCCTTCTTCGTCGAGAAAAAGTTCCACGCCGAGGTCGAAGCTGAGATCGCCGCCAACCCGCAGGCTCCGCAGCGGTACTGA